Proteins from one Triticum aestivum cultivar Chinese Spring chromosome 7A, IWGSC CS RefSeq v2.1, whole genome shotgun sequence genomic window:
- the LOC123148533 gene encoding uncharacterized protein has protein sequence MLGAGHVHYLVAGGSGGGDDPRYPWTFKSLHEVDAVVPAIARGAPVGPDGCPICFRTFASAKAVHGHMRSHTDRTWRGMEPPRPPPLGEIRYPYVCDRCKMPFQTRQALCGHHASHNDKKGCSWLEREELAAAEEARKPVVFDVDLNLPAPEAEEHEEE, from the coding sequence ATGCTCGGCGCCGGCCATGTCCACTACCTCGTCGCGGGAGGCTCCGGAGGAGGCGACGACCCCAGGTACCCCTGGACCTTCAAGTCCCTGCACGAGGTGGACGCCGTCGTCCCTGCCATCGCCCGTGGAGCACCGGTAGGGCCTGACGGGTGCCCCATCTGCTTCCGCACATTCGCCAGTGCCAAGGCCGTCCATGGCCACATGCGCAGCCACACGGACCGCACCTGGCGTGGCATGgagccgccccggccgccgccccTGGGCGAGATCCGTTACCCGTACGTGTGCGACCGCTGCAAGATGCCGTTCCAGACGCGGCAGGCGCTCTGCGGCCACCACGCCAGCCACAATGATAAGAAAGGCTGCTCCTGGCTCGAAAgagaggagctcgccgccgccgaagAAGCTCGGAAGCCCGTCGTGTTCGACGTTGATCTGAACCTTCCGGCTCCGGAGGCAGAGGAACATGAGGAGGAGTAG